The Canis lupus familiaris isolate Mischka breed German Shepherd unplaced genomic scaffold, alternate assembly UU_Cfam_GSD_1.0 chrUn_S1740H1936, whole genome shotgun sequence genome has a segment encoding these proteins:
- the LOC119864868 gene encoding mitochondrial pyruvate carrier 1-like isoform X2, translating into MSTHFWGPVANWGLPIAAINDMKKSPEIISGRMTFALCCYSLTFMRFAYKVQPRNWLLFACHATNEVAQLIQGGRLIKHEMSKKASA; encoded by the coding sequence ATGAGTACGCATTTCTGGGGCCCTGTAGCCAACTGGGGTCTTCCCATTGCTGCCATCAATGACATGAAAAAGTCTCCAGAGATTATCAGTGGGCGGATGACATTTGCCCTCTGTTGTTACTCCTTGACATTCATGAGATTTGCCTACAAGGTCCAGCCTCGAAACTGGCTTCTGTTTGCATGCCATGCCACAAATGAAGTAGCCCAGCTCATTCAGGGAGGACGCCTTATCAAACATGAGATGAGTAAAAAGGCATCAGCATAA